A stretch of DNA from Spirochaetota bacterium:
GGCCATGAAATTCGTATGGGCGCTTTTTATCATCATGGTGTTCGTGACCCTGGGATACGGCATTTTTTTCCAGGGGGTATTGATAGGCCCCCTGAACGAGCTTGTGCACGGTCTCGAGGAGGTGCGGAAGGGGAACCTGGGGGTAACCATCCCGGTAAGGAAAGAGGACGAGGTCGGTTTCATGGTGCGAAGCTTCAACACCATGGTCGAGGGGCTGGGAGACGCGCGTGCGCGTCTCGATTCTTACGCGGACGAGCTCGAGGAGATGGTGGCCGAACGGACCCGGGAGCTCCAGGCATCGGAGGCCCGGTACAAAAACATTCTCGCGAGCATAGGGGAGGGGTATTACGAGGTCGATCTCAAGGGGAACGTCACCTTCGTCAACGATTCCATCGCGCGCATCCTGGGATACTCGCTGGAGGAAGTGCTGGCCATGAACTACAGCCAGTTCATGCCGGATAATGACGTGGGTAAAAAGATATTCCAGATATTCAATGTAATATACGCCTCCGGCGAGCCGTCGCCCATCTTCGATTGGAAGGTGTTGCGCAAGGACGGCACGGTGCGCACCACCGAGGGTACCGCCTCGCTCATCGTGGATTCCGGCGGGAATCCCGCCGGTTTCAGGGGGATCCTGCGCGACATGACCGAGAAGCTCGAGGCGGAGGAGGCGCTCAATCGCAGCGAGAAGAAATTCCAGGCGATCATCGCGACCATCCACGAAGGAATCTATGAAGCGGACCTGGCTGGAAATTTCACGTTCGTGAACGACGCCATCGCCGAATTTTTCGGGTATTCGAAAGATGAAATGCTGAACGTCAACTTTTCGCGGATCGTGCCCCCGGAATCGGTCCAGTCCGTGTTTGAAATCTATCACGAGGTCTACATCACCGGCAAGCGCAAGGAGCTCATCGTGTTCGAAATAGTGCGCCGCGACGGGAGGCGCCGCTACGCGGAACATTCCATAGAGCTTATTACAGCCCCGGACGGCACGAAAACGGGATTCAGGGGGGTATCCCGGGACATCACCGCGCGCAAAAAAGCGGAAGAGGCCCTGGTGGAGCTCGACCGCCAGAAATCGCGCTTTTTCGCGAATATATCCCACGAAATCCGCACGCCCCTCACCCTCATGCTGTCTCCCATCGAGTCGGTCATCCAGGGGGATTACGGGAAAAATATTTCCGCCGATTTTTTCAGGAGCCTTCACAAGAACGGGATCAGGCTGCTCAAGCTCATCAACGATCTGCTGGATTTCTCGAAGATCGAGGCGGGCCGCATGAACCTCCGCGTGCAGGAAATCGATGCGGTCGATTTCCTCATGTCCTTTCTCCGGACCGTCCGCTCCGCGGCCGGCGCGAAGCGTGTGGCGATACGGTTTTCGCAACCCCAGGCTCCTCTCATGATCTGGGCGGATAGCGACAAGCTCGAGAAGATAGTAATGAACATATTCTCGAACGCCCTCAAATACACGGAGGGCGGAGGGAGCATCACGGTTTCGGTGAAGGCGGACGGGGACGTCTGCCGTATAGCGTGCGAGGACACGGGGGAAGGCGTGCCGCCGGAAAGCCTGGGAAGAATATTCGACCGGTTTGGACAGGCGGGCGAGGGGCCGGGGGGGCATCGCGAGGGTACGGGTATCGGCCTCGCCCTGGCCAGGGAATTCGCGCTGCTCCACGGAGGGGACATTCGCGTTGAAAGCCGGCACAAGGCGCACTACCCTGAAAACCATGGGAGCGTGTTCACGGTATCCCTGCCCCTTGGCAAAAAGCACCTGGAATACCGTGAGGACGCGGCGTTCATCGAGTCAGGGGAGATCGAATCGGCGATCTCCGACCATGCGCGCATCGCCCTGCATGCCCTGCAGGATCCTGGCGGGGAGTCGCGGACGGAGGACGGCGGGGGCGCAGATACCGGCGTGTCGGAAGACCGGGCCGTTACGCTCCTGGTCGTCGACGATAACCAGGAGATGCAGTCCTTTATCGGGTTTCTCCTCGGAAAGGAATACCGGCTCCTGTTCGCGTCCAACGGCGAGGAAGGCCTGTCTGCCGCGCGGGAACACCGGCCGGACCTGATCGTCACCGACGTCATGATGCCGGTCATGGACGGGTACGAGATGACGCGCCTGCTGAAATCGGACCCCGCGTTGAAACAGATACCGGTGCTCATGATCACCGCGAAGGCGGAGCTCGCCAACAAGATCGAGGGACTGGAACACGGCGCGGACGATTACCTTACCAAGCCCTTCAACTCGAAGGAGCTCCTGGTGCGCATCCACTCCCTGTTAAGAATGTACGAATACCAGCGCCTCATTTCGGCGCGGAACCTGGAAATCGAATACGAGCTCGACATGGCGCGCCTGATACTCGAACGCCTCCTGCCGAGCCAGGTTCCCCTTGTGCCGGGAATACGCACACATGCCGTGTGCATGCCCATGGACAAGGTGGGGGGAGATTTCTACGATCTCTACGAGCAGGACGGGCGGCTGTATTTCTTCATCGCCGACGTCTCGGGCCACGGACTGCACGGCGCATTTCTTTCGCTCATAGCCAAGATGGCGCTGGACGGCGCCCGCGAAAAAAGCGCGCCCCCGCTCGCGCTGGCGGCGGTGAACCGCGCGGTGTACCGGTCGACGGTCAACAGCAACTTCGTGACCGCGTTCTACGGGGTGCTCGATGTGGCTTCGCGCCGGGTGCGCTATTCCTGCGCGGGGCATCCCGCGCAGATCCTGCATCGCCGCTCCACGGAAGAATTTATCGAGCTCAAGACGAAGGGAATGCCGCTCGGCTGGTTTCCCTCGGTGCGGCTGGAAGAGGCCGAGGTGACGCTTCGCGCGGGCGATCGTCTTCTCATCTTCACCGACGGTATCACCGAGTGTCTCAGCGAAGCGAAGGAATTGTTCGGGGAGGAGAGGCTCATGGACTGCATGCGGCGCGGCGCGGGGGACAAGGCGGATTATTTCTCGGGGCGCCTTGTTAAGGAATTGGCGTCATTCCGCGGATCCGACAGGTTCAATGACGATCTCAGCTTTATCGTCATTGACGCTGAGGT
This window harbors:
- a CDS encoding PAS domain S-box protein, which encodes MGFLETFYANFFTVGALIPTIFNFFLAYLFLSIKEKSRSTFHIGMSMLLLAVFNLAYLVAGSFYHPWAAYHRWVTTGVILLIETHFTFFIYHIGREERTPAARWLFRGMYACSLLVAVFFYASTVSAGKVFIASAHQWDFATEGASRVVGVFILVYILIFVGVMAWKLYDMRGRSFGPILAMSITYLVSGIVPTIANILSRNGVIERGLYQVIWDLFIIFGFFIIAILYLNYTEDRTSFMAKIVGISMVTMLVILQGFSYYSFKDHEVAYDAAHSVKTHLAAETGEILPEMSYAYRVSTGGKTAPDRIYGVMDEMKPVIGRWRGELYNAALRARLARIPGGEFEKTVIDAVRNTPSHCTAYRMFILTVLQNASGDGSAKKETVLGALDRISRAVRYHRGKIEAMGDDSFREEVVAYTDRHREDFYPFAQVLASHVRYSGSEGAALRDEVLAFIAPMDEPGTRRYRESGDERFVSFIHVDGGGEWAFEAGFPYRGYRAYLHPAAMKFVWALFIIMVFVTLGYGIFFQGVLIGPLNELVHGLEEVRKGNLGVTIPVRKEDEVGFMVRSFNTMVEGLGDARARLDSYADELEEMVAERTRELQASEARYKNILASIGEGYYEVDLKGNVTFVNDSIARILGYSLEEVLAMNYSQFMPDNDVGKKIFQIFNVIYASGEPSPIFDWKVLRKDGTVRTTEGTASLIVDSGGNPAGFRGILRDMTEKLEAEEALNRSEKKFQAIIATIHEGIYEADLAGNFTFVNDAIAEFFGYSKDEMLNVNFSRIVPPESVQSVFEIYHEVYITGKRKELIVFEIVRRDGRRRYAEHSIELITAPDGTKTGFRGVSRDITARKKAEEALVELDRQKSRFFANISHEIRTPLTLMLSPIESVIQGDYGKNISADFFRSLHKNGIRLLKLINDLLDFSKIEAGRMNLRVQEIDAVDFLMSFLRTVRSAAGAKRVAIRFSQPQAPLMIWADSDKLEKIVMNIFSNALKYTEGGGSITVSVKADGDVCRIACEDTGEGVPPESLGRIFDRFGQAGEGPGGHREGTGIGLALAREFALLHGGDIRVESRHKAHYPENHGSVFTVSLPLGKKHLEYREDAAFIESGEIESAISDHARIALHALQDPGGESRTEDGGGADTGVSEDRAVTLLVVDDNQEMQSFIGFLLGKEYRLLFASNGEEGLSAAREHRPDLIVTDVMMPVMDGYEMTRLLKSDPALKQIPVLMITAKAELANKIEGLEHGADDYLTKPFNSKELLVRIHSLLRMYEYQRLISARNLEIEYELDMARLILERLLPSQVPLVPGIRTHAVCMPMDKVGGDFYDLYEQDGRLYFFIADVSGHGLHGAFLSLIAKMALDGAREKSAPPLALAAVNRAVYRSTVNSNFVTAFYGVLDVASRRVRYSCAGHPAQILHRRSTEEFIELKTKGMPLGWFPSVRLEEAEVTLRAGDRLLIFTDGITECLSEAKELFGEERLMDCMRRGAGDKADYFSGRLVKELASFRGSDRFNDDLSFIVIDAEV